In the genome of Acidobacteriota bacterium, the window CGATGTCGAAGGCCCCGATGATGGAATCGTTGTTGGCGGCCGCGACGGCGCGCGCGATGGGCTGCCCGGCATCGGCCACGATCGCATGGGAGACGCTCTTCAGCAGCACGCGATTGCCGCGGCGTTCCCACTTCACGACCCGGTTGCCGAGCGCCTGGCCCCCGTGGCCGACCCCCTCGGTCGTGCGCGCGATCTGGCTGACCCAGAGGAACTCGCGGCCCAGCTCGGCCTCCGGGATCTCGTAGAAGACCTTGTCGTCGAGGCGGTGGACGGTGAACACCCCCGCGTCGCTCTCCGCCTCGTCGGTGATCACCTCGTCGTACGGCTTGATCCCGTTGCTGCTGCGGCGCCCGCGACGAGCAGGAACCTCGCCGTCGGCGGCGGCGGCATCGGATTCCGCCGTCTCGGCCGGTTCCGGCTCCGGCGGCGATGGCGGGTCTTGCGCGACCGAGACTCCGGGGGAGGTCCAGCAGAACAGGAGCAGCAGAACGGTCGCGGCTGACAGGGGAAGTCGAGCGGGCGCCATCAGGAAACCTCCTCAGGGTGGACAGGAACACCGCCGGTGCGCGGCGAGACTGTCACGATACACGACAGGAGAGGAGGAGACATCCATCGTCGATGCGCATCTTCGCGCGTGTCGTGTGTGGTCTGAATACACCACGCGGTGGGTCGACGACTGCTGCTTGGTCCGAACAGGCGCAATTCGGAGCACCGCGTCCGCAGGGCTACTTTGCCGCGGCCAGCGCGGTGAACGAGCCTTCGAGCGCCGACTCGGCCTCCAGAAGCGCCCCGCGCGTCGCTTCCAGCCATCCCCGGCTTGCATCCAGCCGCCCGCGGCCCTCCCGCAGCATGCGCCGCGTCTCCGCCGGCTGCGGACCGCCGAGCCCGCGCCGTCCGGCCACCATCTGCTCGGGATCGAGCGCCTCGCGAATCCGGTCGACGCCGACCGGCAGCGGCTCGCCGTAGGTCTCCTCGTAGACGTGCAGCAACTCCTCGGCGCTTAGCTCCTTGGGGCGCTTGCCGTGGGCGCGGCCGTACTCGGTGAGCTCGGACGCGTAGTGATGGCCCTCGCGGAAGGGGATGTCGGCGTGGCGAAGCAAGGTATCGGCGACCTCGGTCATGGTGGCGTAGTCCGCGTCCACCTCGGCCAGCGACCGCGCCGGGTCGACCTCGAGACCACCGACGACGGCTGCGTAGAGCCGGTACATCTCGCGCGCCTTCTCGGCGGTCTCGAGAATCTGGTCCGCGCCGCGGTAGTCGATCATGCCCGTCGACGTGTTGTGGGCGGTCAGGAACACGGTCTGGGCGTCGCCGAGCACGGTGCTGGCGACCTGCCGTAGCCGTTCGAGCGCGATCGGGTTGCGCTTCTGCGGCATGATGCTGCTGATCCCGGTCAGGGAACGGTCGAGCAGCAGCCACGGCGCGGGATCGTGGTACTGGACCTGCACGTCCTCGCTGAACTGGCCGACGGCGATCGCGGAGATCGCCAGGGACGAGGCGAGCTCCGTCTTGGAGTCGACGGACGAGATGTGGTTGGCGTCATAGGAGTTCTCCAGGACGCCGTCGAAGCCGAGCAGTTCCGCCAAGCGGTTGCGGTCGATGGGGAAGCCGGACGTGCCGAGGGCCGCCGCGCCGAGGGGACTGCGGTTGAGCCGCGCGTAAGCCTCTTCGAGGCGGCTGGCGTCGCGTTCGAGAGCCGCGGCGAAGGCCAGCAGGTAGTGGGCGAGGGAGGTGGGCTGGGCCTGCACGCCGTGCGTGTAGCCGGGAATGATGGTGCCGGTGTGCTCGT includes:
- a CDS encoding argininosuccinate lyase; this encodes MPRICRLAAFIVPLALVPAGAAAQGERDDFHHLGQINKASIVMLTEVGLVPEPLGAAIAAGIAQVVAEQDAPGSRRSSDYLVFEERLVEAAGRGASRLHTGRSRQDIGSTFRRLSLREALLATYEALLAPREALLALADEHTGTIIPGYTHGVQAQPTSLAHYLLAFAAALERDASRLEEAYARLNRSPLGAAALGTSGFPIDRNRLAELLGFDGVLENSYDANHISSVDSKTELASSLAISAIAVGQFSEDVQVQYHDPAPWLLLDRSLTGISSIMPQKRNPIALERLRQVASTVLGDAQTVFLTAHNTSTGMIDYRGADQILETAEKAREMYRLYAAVVGGLEVDPARSLAEVDADYATMTEVADTLLRHADIPFREGHHYASELTEYGRAHGKRPKELSAEELLHVYEETYGEPLPVGVDRIREALDPEQMVAGRRGLGGPQPAETRRMLREGRGRLDASRGWLEATRGALLEAESALEGSFTALAAAK